From Amphritea atlantica, a single genomic window includes:
- a CDS encoding DASS family sodium-coupled anion symporter, giving the protein MTNDDKTAHAPDEDSLSSGDRRDPDYKDRAEPAGSPVTGLKLAGLLGGPIAAAIILMTSAPAGMPPEAWRLVAMASWMVIWWLSEAVPIPATALLPIVLMPLLDIDKIKPVAANYGHPLIFLFLGGFLLAAAMQHVGLHRRIALQIVSRVGTSPSRIILGFMLATAFLSMWISNTATTIMMFAVGLSVIDFVAQQTDDKRMVRNFGVALMLAIAYSASIGGVGTLIGTPPNALLASFLQSNYNIQISFFNWMLLGLPVVVIMLPISWLLLTRLLFPSHQIAIKDPSVVVLRELKGLGIMSRGEKLVGIVFLGAAFGWIFRKFIVDLTGLPLDDTMIALLAALVLFAVPISRVKGEFALDWEAARNVPWGVLLLFGGGLALAGGFKGTGLAEWIGNSVAGVDVSTLVLILLVTVAIVYLTEITSNTASTATFLPILAAVAVGLGLDPVLLCVPVALGASMAFMMPVATPPNAIVFSYELMELRDMVRAGFLLNIVAIGVAFGLFILLADLVFGVSI; this is encoded by the coding sequence ATGACCAACGACGACAAGACTGCTCATGCTCCTGACGAAGATTCTCTTTCTTCCGGAGACCGCCGTGATCCTGATTATAAGGATCGGGCAGAGCCTGCCGGATCACCGGTAACCGGTCTGAAACTTGCCGGACTTCTGGGAGGACCGATTGCTGCAGCGATCATTCTGATGACCAGCGCGCCTGCCGGTATGCCACCCGAGGCCTGGCGCCTTGTGGCGATGGCCTCCTGGATGGTGATCTGGTGGCTGAGTGAGGCTGTGCCGATTCCGGCGACGGCACTGCTGCCGATTGTACTGATGCCGTTGTTAGATATTGATAAGATTAAACCGGTGGCAGCGAATTATGGGCATCCGCTGATCTTCCTGTTTCTCGGCGGCTTCCTGCTGGCGGCAGCGATGCAACATGTCGGTTTACACCGTCGTATTGCATTGCAGATTGTCAGTCGGGTGGGGACCTCGCCGTCGCGGATTATTCTGGGTTTTATGCTGGCGACCGCTTTTTTGTCAATGTGGATCTCTAACACCGCCACGACCATCATGATGTTCGCGGTGGGGCTGTCGGTGATCGATTTTGTCGCTCAGCAAACCGATGATAAGCGGATGGTGCGTAATTTCGGTGTCGCGCTGATGCTGGCAATCGCCTACAGCGCTTCGATCGGTGGTGTCGGCACCCTGATCGGCACACCACCCAATGCGCTGCTGGCGAGCTTCCTGCAGAGCAACTACAATATCCAGATCAGTTTTTTCAACTGGATGTTGCTGGGGTTGCCGGTGGTTGTCATCATGCTGCCGATCAGTTGGTTGTTGTTGACGCGGTTGTTGTTTCCCTCCCATCAGATTGCTATTAAAGACCCAAGTGTGGTGGTGCTGCGTGAACTGAAGGGACTGGGGATCATGAGCCGGGGAGAAAAACTGGTCGGCATCGTCTTTCTGGGGGCGGCGTTTGGCTGGATTTTCCGTAAATTTATTGTGGATCTGACCGGACTGCCTCTGGACGATACCATGATTGCGCTACTTGCCGCGCTGGTGTTGTTTGCCGTGCCAATCTCCCGTGTAAAAGGGGAATTTGCCCTGGATTGGGAAGCCGCCCGTAATGTGCCCTGGGGGGTACTGCTGTTGTTTGGCGGAGGCCTGGCTCTGGCAGGCGGCTTTAAAGGGACCGGTCTGGCAGAGTGGATCGGTAATTCTGTTGCCGGGGTGGATGTCAGTACTCTGGTGCTGATACTGCTGGTGACAGTGGCGATTGTTTATCTCACCGAGATCACATCCAATACGGCGTCAACGGCAACCTTCCTGCCGATACTGGCTGCGGTTGCGGTAGGGCTTGGACTCGATCCGGTGTTGCTCTGTGTTCCGGTGGCGCTGGGGGCTTCAATGGCCTTTATGATGCCGGTTGCCACACCTCCCAATGCGATCGTATTCTCCTACGAGCTGATGGAGCTACGGGATATGGTGCGTGCCGGTTTTCTGCTGAATATAGTGGCTATCGGGGTGGCCTTCGGGCTCTTTATCTTGCTGGCAGATCTGGTCTTCGGCGTCAGCATCTGA
- a CDS encoding GNAT family N-acetyltransferase, giving the protein MAIIDIKEATIEDSALILRFIKELAHFEKAAEQVKATESDIKRSLFGRDSTTHAVICSVNNEPVGFAVYFFNYSTWLGQHGLYLEDLYISPEYRSNGAGKALLKHLANIATTQQCGRFEWSVLDWNETAISFYQSIGAKPQDEWVGYRLSGKALEHFANS; this is encoded by the coding sequence ATGGCAATTATAGATATTAAAGAAGCAACTATTGAAGACTCAGCTTTGATTCTCAGATTTATTAAAGAGCTGGCGCACTTTGAAAAAGCCGCAGAACAAGTCAAGGCTACTGAGTCTGATATTAAACGCTCACTGTTTGGGCGTGATTCAACCACGCACGCCGTGATCTGTAGTGTTAACAATGAGCCGGTTGGTTTTGCCGTATATTTTTTCAATTACTCCACCTGGCTTGGTCAGCACGGTCTATACCTTGAAGATCTATATATTTCTCCAGAGTACAGAAGCAATGGTGCTGGAAAGGCTCTCCTGAAGCATCTGGCAAACATTGCGACTACTCAGCAGTGTGGGCGCTTTGAATGGAGTGTGCTTGATTGGAATGAAACGGCGATCAGTTTTTACCAATCGATTGGTGCAAAACCGCAAGACGAATGGGTGGGATATCGTTTAAGTGGAAAAGCCCTTGAACATTTTGCCAATAGTTAA
- a CDS encoding FAD-dependent oxidoreductase — protein MEETELVVLGGGIHGVGVAQAAAAAGYRVLLLEKTALAAGTSSRSSKLIHGGLRYLESGQIHLVHKNLRERELLLKLAPDLVHRTTFYIPLYEASSRHTLSVRLGLWAYDLLAGFTKAPSSFRLPRSDWDDLSGLQTLGLKAVFSYSDAQTDDTALTRAVMHSARQLGAELCCPATFTSAEILGDHCQVKYQVGDIEKRVKCLAIVNALGAWGINLANRTTPPLPDYPFECIEGTHIECPGNNLSAAYYVESPTDRRGVFILPWGPRTLIGTTETPYYGDPDQLTPTQASIDYLQTIYQHYFPEHDATVLDAWAGLRVLPKTASSPFNRPRETVISVNDPKNPRFVTILGGKLTGYRLTAARVIDQLQSVLPSRTALADTAQLKLTPADDEFIPD, from the coding sequence ATGGAAGAGACTGAACTGGTTGTACTCGGCGGTGGCATCCATGGCGTTGGTGTGGCACAGGCCGCCGCCGCGGCGGGTTATCGGGTGCTGTTGCTCGAGAAAACAGCCCTGGCAGCGGGCACCTCATCCCGCTCAAGCAAGCTTATTCATGGTGGCTTACGCTATCTCGAAAGTGGACAGATCCATCTGGTGCATAAAAACCTCAGGGAACGGGAGCTGCTGCTTAAACTGGCACCGGATCTGGTTCATCGTACAACCTTCTACATCCCCCTCTATGAAGCGTCCTCGCGACACACCCTGAGTGTTCGCCTCGGTTTATGGGCCTATGATCTGTTGGCTGGCTTTACAAAAGCCCCTTCATCATTCCGTCTTCCCAGATCAGACTGGGACGACTTATCCGGATTGCAGACCCTGGGATTGAAAGCTGTTTTTTCCTATTCCGATGCACAGACAGACGATACCGCTCTGACCCGGGCAGTGATGCACTCCGCCCGGCAACTCGGTGCCGAACTGTGCTGTCCTGCCACATTTACCTCGGCAGAAATTCTTGGCGACCATTGTCAGGTCAAATACCAGGTCGGCGATATTGAGAAAAGGGTGAAGTGTCTGGCCATCGTCAACGCTCTGGGCGCCTGGGGTATCAACCTGGCCAACCGGACCACGCCACCACTACCCGACTACCCCTTTGAATGCATTGAAGGGACACACATCGAATGTCCGGGCAACAATCTCTCTGCTGCCTATTATGTCGAATCGCCTACCGACCGGCGTGGCGTTTTTATCCTGCCCTGGGGTCCCCGTACCCTGATTGGTACGACCGAGACGCCCTATTATGGCGACCCTGATCAACTCACCCCCACACAGGCATCAATTGATTACCTGCAAACGATTTATCAACACTATTTTCCCGAACACGACGCAACAGTTCTGGACGCCTGGGCAGGACTGCGTGTACTGCCAAAAACCGCCTCTTCGCCTTTCAACCGGCCCCGCGAAACCGTTATTTCTGTCAACGACCCGAAAAATCCTCGCTTTGTCACAATACTGGGGGGGAAGCTCACGGGCTATCGACTCACAGCAGCACGGGTGATTGATCAGCTGCAGAGCGTGCTGCCTTCCCGGACGGCACTGGCCGATACCGCTCAATTAAAGCTAACACCTGCTGATGACGAATTTATTCCTGATTAA
- a CDS encoding urate hydroxylase PuuD → MDISLLSASGLEYLFRWGHFLFGVTWVGLLYYFNFVQTEYFKVADPDAKADVLQKLAPRALWWFRWAAMFTFLSGLVLLFFKAAAANLYIYTGALLGTLMFLNVWLIIWPNQKKVIAGAADAAAAGAAAGLASRTNTLFSAPMLFFMGASTHLPAGMAPDGAYTIASGASSVAMVIAIVVILALQANALWGKTGPITSVKGAIGYSLLLTLVLYLILEAF, encoded by the coding sequence ATGGATATTTCACTCTTAAGTGCATCAGGGCTCGAATACCTGTTCCGCTGGGGACATTTTCTTTTCGGCGTCACCTGGGTCGGTTTGTTGTATTACTTCAACTTCGTGCAAACCGAATATTTCAAGGTAGCCGACCCCGATGCCAAAGCGGATGTGTTACAAAAACTCGCCCCCCGCGCATTGTGGTGGTTCCGCTGGGCCGCGATGTTCACCTTCCTCAGTGGCCTGGTGCTGCTGTTTTTCAAAGCCGCCGCTGCCAACCTGTACATCTATACCGGCGCGTTACTCGGCACTCTCATGTTTCTCAACGTATGGCTGATCATCTGGCCAAACCAGAAAAAAGTCATTGCCGGCGCTGCAGATGCGGCGGCTGCAGGAGCGGCAGCCGGACTCGCATCACGAACCAATACGTTGTTTTCTGCCCCGATGTTGTTTTTCATGGGCGCATCAACCCACCTGCCAGCCGGCATGGCTCCTGACGGCGCCTATACCATTGCAAGCGGTGCCAGCAGCGTAGCGATGGTGATCGCCATCGTGGTTATTCTGGCATTACAGGCAAATGCGCTCTGGGGAAAAACAGGCCCGATAACCAGCGTCAAAGGCGCTATCGGCTACAGCCTCCTGCTGACACTGGTGCTGTATCTCATTCTGGAGGCATTTTAA
- a CDS encoding divalent cation transporter, whose protein sequence is MSEILTLILLTGAAGACIPLGGAVSSVENFRPNWLEKELRHFVIAFGGGILLGAVSVVLVPQGLVSMENSMFAIPVMLSGAVVFFILERFLGLRRRESPQLMGMVLDYVPEAVALGGLVAVGSPLSSLLAFLIGLQNLPEGFNAFRELEEQNHGSTKDTLLIMLLLVPLGPVAGLCGYYFLSGHESILGGIMLFASGGIIYLIFQDIAPQSRLEKHWAPPIGAVFGFCLALFSEMLVNNAYHV, encoded by the coding sequence ATGTCTGAAATTCTCACATTAATTCTTTTGACTGGCGCAGCAGGTGCGTGTATCCCATTAGGGGGGGCAGTTTCTAGTGTTGAGAATTTTCGGCCGAACTGGTTAGAAAAAGAGTTAAGGCATTTTGTAATTGCATTCGGTGGGGGGATATTGCTCGGTGCGGTATCAGTCGTATTGGTTCCACAAGGTTTGGTAAGCATGGAAAATTCCATGTTCGCGATACCTGTCATGCTGAGTGGTGCGGTTGTATTTTTCATTCTGGAAAGATTTCTTGGATTGAGGCGCAGGGAATCCCCTCAATTAATGGGAATGGTGCTCGATTACGTACCCGAAGCTGTAGCGCTGGGTGGATTGGTAGCTGTTGGTTCGCCCCTTTCTTCACTGCTGGCATTTTTGATTGGACTGCAGAATCTGCCGGAAGGGTTTAACGCCTTCCGGGAATTAGAAGAACAAAACCATGGTAGTACAAAGGACACACTACTCATCATGCTGTTGCTGGTGCCGCTGGGGCCGGTTGCAGGGTTATGTGGCTATTACTTTCTTTCAGGTCACGAAAGCATATTAGGAGGCATTATGCTATTTGCGTCTGGAGGAATTATTTATCTTATCTTTCAGGATATTGCTCCGCAATCCAGGCTGGAGAAGCATTGGGCTCCTCCAATCGGGGCTGTATTTGGGTTCTGTCTGGCGCTTTTCAGTGAAATGCTGGTAAATAACGCCTACCACGTATGA
- a CDS encoding 5-carboxymethyl-2-hydroxymuconate Delta-isomerase, producing the protein MPHFIMEYSANLDDDLDIPALFEKLNATAIATGVFPIGGIRSRAIRCEHFRVGEGDPDNTFVHLTAKVGSGRTPEVLKAASDKIFETFSECLKPVFDRRWMSAGFEMIELHPERNYRMNNIHKKLADQA; encoded by the coding sequence ATGCCTCATTTTATTATGGAATACTCAGCCAACCTGGATGATGATCTGGATATCCCGGCGTTGTTTGAGAAGTTAAACGCTACTGCGATTGCCACCGGGGTTTTCCCGATTGGTGGTATTCGCAGCCGGGCGATTCGCTGCGAGCATTTCCGCGTAGGCGAGGGTGATCCCGACAATACCTTTGTACACCTGACCGCAAAAGTGGGGTCTGGGCGTACGCCTGAAGTGCTGAAAGCGGCGTCAGATAAAATCTTTGAAACCTTCAGTGAATGTCTCAAGCCGGTGTTTGACCGTCGCTGGATGAGCGCCGGATTTGAGATGATTGAACTTCATCCTGAACGCAATTACCGGATGAACAACATTCACAAGAAACTCGCCGATCAAGCCTGA
- the hpaE gene encoding 5-carboxymethyl-2-hydroxymuconate semialdehyde dehydrogenase — MSTQLQENIGKAEGYLARFKDNTLGHYINGEWTLGSGETFDNTTPFDQSFLGKVAAATEDDVNAACEAAQAAAAGWAATPGAERRKILHRLGDELEKRAEEIAMVESMDCGQALRFMRQAAVRGAANFRFFADQAPEARNGLSLHQAEHTNFTVRSPLGPVAVITPWNTPFMLSTWKIAPALAAGCTVVHKPAELSPLTASILAECAEAAGLPKGVWNMVNGFGTVAGKALTQHPAIKAVALVGDSATGKLIQAQTAQTLKRLHLELGGKNPVIVFDDADFDRALDAVVFMIYSLNGQRCTSSSRLLIQSGIKDKFLTALKARVANIKVGHPLDPETEVGPLVHTGHYDKVTSYFEIAKQDGATIAVGGKSLRDEMGPGNFVTPTLFVDAKNDMRIAQEEIFGPVLTAIEFDTEEDAIKLANETVYGLAGYIWTSNTGRAMRMAHAVEAGMLWVNSENNRNLPSPFGGVKMSGIGRDGGDWSFDFYMETKNVCIAHDTHKVPVLGR, encoded by the coding sequence ATGAGTACACAACTACAGGAAAATATTGGTAAAGCAGAAGGCTACCTGGCACGTTTTAAAGACAACACTCTGGGCCATTACATCAACGGTGAGTGGACCCTGGGCAGCGGTGAAACGTTTGACAATACGACGCCATTCGACCAGAGCTTTCTGGGTAAAGTGGCGGCGGCAACTGAAGACGATGTAAACGCCGCCTGTGAAGCGGCTCAGGCGGCAGCGGCTGGCTGGGCGGCTACACCGGGTGCTGAGCGCCGTAAAATTCTCCATCGTCTGGGTGATGAGCTGGAAAAGCGTGCTGAAGAGATCGCCATGGTTGAGTCGATGGACTGTGGCCAGGCGCTGCGCTTTATGCGTCAGGCGGCGGTGCGTGGCGCGGCTAACTTCCGTTTCTTCGCCGATCAGGCCCCGGAAGCGCGTAACGGTCTCTCGCTGCATCAGGCGGAACACACTAACTTCACCGTGCGCAGCCCGCTCGGTCCGGTGGCCGTGATCACCCCCTGGAATACGCCATTCATGCTGTCCACCTGGAAGATCGCTCCAGCCCTGGCCGCAGGCTGCACCGTGGTACATAAACCTGCTGAACTGAGTCCGCTGACCGCTTCTATTCTGGCGGAGTGTGCCGAAGCGGCCGGTCTGCCAAAAGGCGTGTGGAACATGGTGAATGGTTTCGGTACTGTTGCCGGTAAAGCACTGACACAACACCCGGCGATTAAAGCGGTGGCGCTGGTGGGTGATTCTGCCACGGGTAAGCTGATTCAGGCGCAGACGGCACAAACCCTGAAGCGTCTGCATCTGGAGCTGGGCGGCAAAAACCCGGTGATCGTGTTTGATGATGCCGACTTTGATCGTGCCCTCGATGCGGTTGTGTTCATGATCTACAGTCTCAACGGTCAGCGTTGCACCAGCTCCAGCCGTCTGCTGATTCAGAGCGGTATCAAGGATAAGTTCCTGACAGCACTGAAAGCGCGCGTTGCGAACATTAAAGTGGGTCATCCGCTTGATCCTGAAACTGAGGTGGGCCCTCTGGTTCATACCGGTCATTACGACAAGGTAACCAGCTACTTTGAGATCGCCAAGCAGGATGGTGCCACCATCGCAGTCGGCGGTAAGTCACTGCGTGACGAGATGGGGCCGGGTAACTTTGTCACTCCAACTCTGTTTGTCGATGCGAAGAACGATATGCGTATCGCTCAGGAAGAGATCTTTGGCCCGGTTCTGACCGCCATTGAATTCGATACGGAAGAAGACGCGATCAAACTGGCTAACGAGACGGTATACGGTCTGGCCGGCTATATCTGGACCAGCAATACCGGTCGTGCAATGCGTATGGCACATGCGGTAGAAGCGGGGATGTTGTGGGTTAACTCCGAAAACAACCGTAACCTGCCATCACCTTTCGGTGGTGTTAAAATGTCCGGTATCGGTCGTGACGGTGGTGACTGGAGCTTCGACTTCTACATGGAAACCAAGAACGTGTGTATTGCACATGATACCCACAAAGTCCCCGTCCTTGGCCGCTAA
- a CDS encoding fumarylacetoacetate hydrolase family protein, with translation MKHARVLFNGSELDVTVEADGQLKSKTDGQIINETDVTWLCPVKEPGTIFALGLNYADHAAELAFEPPKEPLVFLKGANTLTGHKQNAYRPDNIEFQHYECELVAVIGKEGKNISREDAMDYIAGYTVCNDFAIRDYLENYYRPNLRVKSRDSLCPIGPWLIDKDDVGDITDLKLTTHVNGELTQEGTTADIIFDVPFLVEYLSKIMTLKPGDMIATGTPKGLKDMQPGDTVVCEIEKVGALTTYIVSEQAFYGDKY, from the coding sequence ATGAAACACGCACGCGTACTTTTTAATGGTTCTGAACTGGATGTAACCGTTGAGGCCGATGGCCAGCTGAAATCAAAAACCGATGGTCAGATAATCAATGAAACCGATGTGACCTGGCTGTGCCCGGTTAAAGAACCCGGCACGATCTTCGCTCTGGGTCTGAACTACGCAGACCATGCCGCTGAACTGGCCTTTGAGCCGCCGAAAGAGCCACTGGTATTCCTCAAGGGTGCTAACACCCTGACCGGTCACAAGCAGAACGCTTACCGTCCGGATAATATCGAGTTCCAACACTATGAGTGTGAGCTGGTGGCGGTCATCGGTAAAGAGGGTAAGAACATCTCCCGTGAAGATGCGATGGATTACATCGCCGGTTACACCGTTTGTAACGACTTCGCGATCCGTGACTATCTGGAAAACTACTACCGTCCGAATCTGCGGGTTAAGAGCCGTGATTCCCTCTGCCCGATCGGTCCGTGGCTGATCGACAAAGATGACGTGGGTGATATCACTGATCTGAAACTGACGACCCATGTGAATGGTGAGCTGACTCAGGAAGGTACCACGGCGGACATCATCTTCGATGTGCCGTTCCTGGTGGAATACCTGAGTAAAATTATGACCCTGAAACCGGGCGATATGATCGCCACAGGTACCCCTAAAGGTCTGAAAGATATGCAGCCAGGCGACACTGTTGTCTGTGAAATTGAGAAAGTAGGCGCTCTGACTACATATATCGTGTCCGAGCAAGCGTTCTACGGCGATAAGTATTGA
- a CDS encoding fumarylacetoacetate hydrolase family protein, with protein sequence MSNNPIVKGKLVCVALNDAEQFNAMQAEFAEAPYKGAPQQPVLYFKPHNTWSTDGAVVEWAQVDGSPVEQMVVGASLAVVFGKECCRVSEAEALDYVEGYTLVHDFSLVEQNYYRPDIKGKCLDTSAPIGAAVVSVADPQALTVVTSVNGTVVSEMPVSQLVRGVAELISTISYIMTLQPGDVIAVGFPGQRAAVAQGDNVRSVIDGVTELNNTLGQ encoded by the coding sequence ATGAGTAATAATCCAATCGTGAAAGGTAAGTTAGTCTGTGTTGCGCTGAACGACGCTGAACAGTTCAATGCGATGCAGGCCGAATTCGCTGAGGCACCTTATAAAGGCGCGCCGCAACAGCCGGTTCTGTATTTTAAACCCCATAACACCTGGAGCACCGATGGTGCCGTTGTTGAGTGGGCACAGGTTGACGGATCACCCGTTGAGCAGATGGTTGTCGGTGCTTCTCTGGCGGTCGTGTTTGGCAAAGAGTGCTGTCGTGTCAGCGAAGCTGAGGCACTGGACTATGTAGAGGGTTACACCCTGGTGCATGATTTCTCTCTGGTAGAGCAGAACTACTACCGTCCTGATATCAAAGGTAAGTGTCTGGATACCTCTGCGCCAATCGGTGCTGCGGTGGTATCGGTTGCCGATCCTCAGGCGCTGACTGTGGTGACTTCGGTTAACGGCACTGTGGTCAGTGAAATGCCTGTATCACAACTGGTGCGCGGTGTGGCTGAACTGATCAGCACGATCTCGTACATCATGACGTTGCAGCCGGGTGATGTGATTGCCGTTGGTTTCCCGGGTCAGCGGGCTGCGGTTGCTCAGGGCGACAACGTTCGCTCTGTGATTGACGGCGTTACTGAACTTAACAACACACTTGGCCAATAA
- the hpaI gene encoding 4-hydroxy-2-oxoheptanedioate aldolase, whose product MELTVNKFKQGLQGDKPMWGLWLGLPDSTCAEIVAGAGFDWLLIDSEHAPFELDSTMRHLQAIAPYGVPAIVRPEEGRTALLKRILDIGAQTVLVPMCDTAEQARELVKAVKYPPQGIRGLGSSLARAANWNRIPGYLQKANDEICLIVQAETVTAMANLEEIAAVEGVDAVFIGPSDLSASMGHIGNPDHPDVVAAIENGFKVINEAGKAAGLLCINPAKARHYVEKGAKFVGVGVDTLLLGNAAKQLAESFSSDVTSQGPSEASQSSGY is encoded by the coding sequence ATGGAACTGACCGTTAATAAATTCAAGCAGGGCCTGCAGGGCGACAAGCCTATGTGGGGGCTGTGGCTGGGTCTGCCTGATTCAACCTGTGCCGAGATCGTTGCCGGTGCCGGTTTTGACTGGCTGTTGATCGACAGTGAGCACGCGCCGTTCGAGCTGGACTCTACTATGCGCCATCTGCAGGCGATTGCACCCTACGGTGTGCCTGCCATTGTGCGTCCGGAAGAGGGCAGAACAGCACTGCTGAAACGCATTCTTGATATAGGTGCGCAGACCGTACTGGTGCCGATGTGTGACACCGCCGAGCAGGCACGAGAGCTGGTAAAAGCGGTGAAGTATCCGCCGCAGGGCATCCGTGGTCTGGGCAGTTCACTGGCCCGTGCAGCCAACTGGAATCGTATTCCGGGTTATCTGCAAAAAGCCAATGATGAGATCTGTCTGATCGTTCAGGCGGAGACTGTTACCGCGATGGCTAATCTCGAAGAGATCGCTGCGGTTGAAGGTGTGGATGCAGTGTTTATCGGCCCTTCTGACCTGTCAGCCTCGATGGGGCATATCGGTAATCCCGACCACCCTGATGTGGTCGCGGCGATTGAGAATGGCTTTAAAGTGATCAACGAAGCCGGTAAAGCGGCGGGTCTGCTCTGTATCAATCCGGCTAAAGCCCGGCACTATGTAGAGAAAGGTGCCAAATTTGTCGGTGTCGGTGTTGATACTTTGCTGCTTGGCAATGCTGCCAAACAACTGGCTGAAAGCTTCAGCTCAGACGTCACATCGCAGGGACCGTCAGAAGCATCTCAGTCCAGCGGATATTAA
- the hpaH gene encoding 2-oxo-hepta-3-ene-1,7-dioic acid hydratase produces the protein MLTEQQIKTAAEKLYQAEKDCTQIPALTLEYPEMTMDDAYAVQKTWVDQKIANGAKVKGYKIGLTSRAMQMAVNIDQPDYGVLLDDMFFADGAEIKASDFPDPRIEVELAFVLKDRLEGEDITIFDVLNATDYVIPSLELIAARCHRTDPETGYTRKVYDTISDNAANAGIILGGRPIKPMDMDLRWAGALLYLNGQIEETGVAAGVLGHPANGICWVCKRFAPHGVALEPGQVILAGSFTRPVPVKAGDTVHADYGPLGGISVKFV, from the coding sequence ATGTTAACAGAACAGCAGATTAAAACAGCCGCAGAGAAACTCTATCAGGCAGAGAAGGATTGCACACAGATTCCTGCCCTGACGCTTGAATACCCTGAGATGACCATGGATGACGCGTATGCTGTCCAGAAGACCTGGGTGGATCAGAAGATCGCCAACGGCGCTAAGGTCAAAGGCTATAAAATCGGCCTGACTTCCCGTGCTATGCAGATGGCAGTGAATATTGATCAGCCTGATTACGGCGTGTTGCTGGATGATATGTTCTTCGCCGATGGTGCTGAGATCAAAGCGTCTGATTTTCCGGATCCCCGTATCGAAGTAGAACTGGCCTTTGTACTTAAAGATCGTCTGGAAGGTGAAGATATCACCATCTTTGATGTGTTGAATGCGACCGACTATGTCATTCCATCGCTGGAGCTGATCGCCGCCCGTTGTCATCGCACCGATCCTGAGACCGGCTATACCCGCAAAGTGTATGACACGATTTCTGATAATGCGGCTAATGCAGGAATTATTCTCGGTGGTCGTCCGATCAAGCCGATGGATATGGACCTGCGCTGGGCCGGGGCTCTGCTATATTTGAACGGTCAGATTGAAGAAACCGGCGTTGCAGCAGGCGTACTGGGACATCCTGCCAATGGTATCTGCTGGGTATGTAAGCGTTTTGCTCCTCACGGCGTCGCGCTGGAACCGGGTCAGGTGATTCTGGCAGGTTCATTTACCCGTCCGGTGCCGGTAAAGGCCGGAGATACCGTACACGCTGATTACGGCCCTCTGGGCGGTATCTCTGTGAAGTTTGTATAA